A single window of Streptomyces griseoviridis DNA harbors:
- a CDS encoding dipeptide ABC transporter ATP-binding protein, with amino-acid sequence MSLVRVTDLTVDFGDLRAVDGLSFTLRPGAALALVGESGSGKSTVASALLGLHRGTGARVGGAIEVAGVDVQEAGEEELRRLRGGKAAMVFQDPLSSLDPYYAIGDQIAEVYRTHTRVSRRAARARAVEVLDRVGIPDAPRRSRARPHEFSGGMRQRALIAMALACEPDLLIADEPTTALDVTVQAQILDLLHALREETGTGLLLVTHDVGVAAESVDEVLVMRHGRVVEHGQVADVLGAPAEPYTRTLLAAVPRVEAARAPSGEAGDVVLEATGLRREFGRGKGAFAAVDDVSLTVRRGETLGIVGESGSGKTTLGRMLVGLLDPTAGEVRHDGRARTGVRPDVQMVFQDPVSSLNPRRSVGESIADPLRARGERDEGRIRERVGELLERVGLERAHHDRYPHEFSGGQRQRVGIARALAADPRVIVCDEPVSALDVTTQAQVVALLGELQRELGLALVFVAHDLAVVRQVSDRVAVMRRGRIVESGPADQVYDAPRDPYTRSLLAAVPALDPRIAATRRAARRELAKV; translated from the coding sequence ATGAGTCTCGTCCGCGTCACGGATCTGACCGTCGACTTCGGCGACCTGCGGGCCGTCGACGGGCTCTCCTTCACCCTGCGGCCCGGCGCGGCGCTCGCCCTGGTCGGCGAGTCGGGCTCGGGCAAGTCCACCGTCGCCTCCGCGCTGCTCGGCCTGCACCGGGGCACCGGCGCGCGGGTGGGCGGCGCGATCGAGGTCGCGGGCGTCGACGTCCAGGAGGCAGGCGAGGAGGAACTGCGGCGGCTGCGCGGCGGGAAGGCCGCCATGGTCTTCCAGGACCCGCTCTCCTCCCTCGATCCCTACTACGCGATCGGCGACCAGATAGCCGAGGTGTACCGGACCCACACCCGGGTCTCCCGGCGGGCGGCACGCGCGCGTGCCGTCGAGGTGCTCGACCGGGTCGGCATCCCGGACGCGCCACGCCGCTCCCGCGCACGCCCGCACGAGTTCAGCGGCGGCATGCGCCAGCGCGCGCTGATCGCCATGGCGCTCGCCTGCGAGCCCGACCTGCTGATCGCCGACGAGCCGACCACCGCGCTCGACGTCACCGTCCAGGCCCAGATCCTCGACCTGCTGCACGCCCTGCGCGAGGAGACCGGGACCGGGCTGCTGCTCGTCACGCACGACGTGGGCGTGGCCGCCGAGAGCGTCGACGAGGTGCTCGTCATGCGGCACGGCCGGGTCGTCGAACACGGTCAGGTGGCCGATGTCCTGGGGGCGCCCGCCGAGCCGTACACCCGCACCCTGCTGGCCGCCGTCCCGCGCGTGGAGGCCGCCCGCGCGCCCTCGGGGGAGGCCGGCGACGTCGTCCTCGAGGCCACCGGGCTGCGCCGCGAGTTCGGGCGCGGCAAGGGCGCGTTCGCGGCCGTCGACGACGTGTCGCTCACCGTCCGCAGGGGCGAGACCCTCGGGATCGTCGGCGAGAGCGGCAGCGGCAAGACCACGCTCGGCCGGATGCTGGTCGGGCTCCTCGATCCGACCGCGGGGGAGGTGCGGCACGACGGGCGGGCCCGCACGGGCGTGCGCCCCGACGTGCAGATGGTGTTCCAGGACCCCGTCTCCTCGCTCAACCCCCGCCGCAGCGTGGGCGAGTCCATCGCCGACCCGCTGCGCGCGCGGGGCGAGCGCGACGAGGGGCGGATCCGGGAGCGCGTGGGTGAACTGCTGGAGCGCGTGGGGCTCGAAAGGGCGCACCACGACCGCTATCCGCACGAGTTCAGCGGCGGACAGCGCCAGCGCGTGGGCATCGCGCGGGCGCTCGCGGCCGACCCGCGCGTCATCGTCTGCGACGAGCCCGTCTCCGCGCTCGACGTGACCACCCAGGCCCAGGTGGTGGCCCTGCTCGGCGAACTCCAGCGCGAACTCGGGCTCGCGCTCGTCTTCGTCGCCCACGACCTCGCGGTGGTCCGCCAGGTCAGCGACCGGGTCGCCGTGATGCGGCGCGGCCGGATCGTCGAGTCGGGCCCCGCCGACCAGGTGTACGACGCGCCGCGCGACCCGTACACGCGCAGCCTCCTGGCCGCCGTACCGGCCCTGGACCCGCGGATCGCGGCCACCCGCAGGGCGGCCCGCCGGGAGCTGGCGAAGGTCTGA